In a genomic window of Demequina muriae:
- a CDS encoding DUF5719 family protein, whose product MIRILAIVAALAGLAAAIALDAPTPGGSPAASATFASDPRTLPAVCPGAQTIPVGDIQSGDAELDSGSDEVDFTVLPEGGEVIDGGASFEGVGMSLERIGTGDIAGLAGMACAPTSRDQWLVGGSTELGASARLVLSNPADTSVRAEVALHTPVGAVEGVTSVVIGPGSQRVVLLEAIEPEMPAVAAHITAGGLGVSAAIQDSRLEGFTPAGSDWVTASALGEALAVPVPAESDGDGGATLTLIAPDGAQVDLAMATDQGELTWIGESALTLEPGVLTEIPVPQAGPGTVLIDSSAPVAAASRVRVGRDAAAAGEGVQAFDFAWSGSQARADARERAVIVPPGEVSLQVHADAAGTVDFDADGEAVTVTVEEGGSAIAPLDLEAGVRLSSTAEATWSLVVTDDPGFLTSIEPVSVELSSVDTTVTVGG is encoded by the coding sequence ATGATTCGCATCCTGGCCATCGTCGCCGCCCTGGCGGGGCTCGCCGCGGCGATCGCGCTCGACGCCCCGACCCCGGGAGGGTCCCCGGCCGCGTCCGCGACCTTCGCCTCCGACCCGCGCACGCTCCCCGCCGTGTGCCCTGGCGCGCAGACCATTCCCGTCGGCGACATCCAGTCCGGCGATGCGGAGCTCGACTCCGGTTCGGACGAGGTCGACTTCACGGTGCTGCCCGAGGGCGGTGAGGTCATCGACGGCGGCGCCTCGTTCGAGGGCGTCGGGATGTCGCTCGAGCGCATCGGCACGGGAGATATCGCGGGCCTCGCCGGCATGGCCTGCGCTCCCACGTCACGTGATCAGTGGCTCGTGGGCGGCTCGACGGAGCTCGGCGCGAGCGCCCGGCTGGTGCTCTCGAACCCGGCGGACACGTCGGTGCGCGCGGAGGTCGCCCTGCACACCCCGGTGGGCGCGGTGGAGGGCGTCACCTCGGTCGTGATCGGACCGGGATCCCAGCGCGTCGTGCTGCTCGAGGCGATCGAGCCCGAGATGCCGGCGGTCGCAGCCCACATCACCGCGGGGGGCCTGGGGGTGAGCGCGGCCATCCAGGACTCGCGGCTCGAGGGCTTCACCCCTGCGGGGTCCGACTGGGTGACCGCATCGGCGCTCGGTGAGGCCTTGGCGGTTCCGGTGCCTGCCGAGTCCGATGGTGACGGCGGTGCCACTCTGACGCTGATCGCGCCGGACGGCGCTCAGGTGGACCTCGCGATGGCGACGGACCAAGGCGAACTGACCTGGATCGGCGAATCGGCGCTCACGCTCGAACCAGGAGTCCTGACGGAGATCCCCGTCCCGCAGGCAGGCCCCGGCACCGTGCTCATCGATTCCAGCGCTCCGGTCGCCGCAGCCTCCCGCGTCCGCGTCGGGCGCGACGCGGCCGCCGCAGGAGAGGGCGTGCAGGCGTTCGACTTCGCGTGGAGCGGGTCCCAGGCGCGGGCCGATGCGCGCGAGCGGGCAGTGATCGTCCCGCCGGGCGAGGTCTCCCTTCAGGTTCACGCCGACGCCGCCGGCACCGTCGACTTCGACGCCGACGGCGAGGCCGTGACGGTGACCGTCGAGGAGGGCGGCAGCGCCATCGCGCCCCTCGACCTCGAGGCCGGCGTGCGCTTGTCGAGCACCGCGGAGGCGACGTGGTCGCTGGTCGTCACCGACGATCCCGGCTTCCTGACCAGCATCGAGCCCGTCTCGGTCGAGCTGTCGTCGGTGGACACCACCGTGACCGTCGGAGGCTAG
- a CDS encoding metallopeptidase family protein translates to MGRRDRHDRGLRAPLLPYDAPGYRTRADVFDDCVRDGAERLESRWGSRWGRIDFAAEDVPPSDPTPWEHGVPLGRVFPADLGQPTRVVLYRRPMELRADSDDVASLVRDVLAEQVGAVLGRAPEEIDPHYGIE, encoded by the coding sequence ATGGGACGACGGGATCGCCACGACCGCGGTCTCCGCGCACCCCTGCTGCCCTACGACGCGCCCGGCTACCGCACTCGCGCGGACGTGTTCGACGACTGCGTGAGAGACGGCGCGGAGCGACTCGAGAGCCGGTGGGGATCGCGGTGGGGGCGGATCGACTTCGCCGCCGAGGACGTGCCGCCATCGGACCCGACGCCGTGGGAGCACGGCGTGCCCTTGGGTCGCGTGTTCCCGGCGGACCTCGGTCAGCCCACGCGCGTGGTGCTGTACCGGCGGCCGATGGAGCTGCGTGCGGACTCAGACGACGTGGCGTCGCTCGTCCGTGACGTCCTCGCCGAGCAGGTGGGCGCAGTGCTGGGCCGCGCGCCGGAGGAGATCGACCCGCACTATGGCATCGAATAG
- a CDS encoding DUF3499 domain-containing protein — protein sequence MKSTRQCSRTSCSRPAAATLTYVYADSTVVVGQLAADAEPHSYDLCSHHADRFSAPRGWDVVHIHQDFVDAGPTPDDLDALARAVREAGRPRAPQQPPAPLASEPRRGHLRVVSGDA from the coding sequence GTGAAGTCCACTCGTCAGTGCTCCCGTACCTCCTGCTCCCGCCCCGCGGCGGCGACGCTGACGTACGTGTACGCCGATTCGACCGTGGTGGTGGGGCAGCTTGCTGCCGACGCCGAGCCTCACAGCTACGACCTGTGCTCTCACCACGCGGATCGGTTCTCGGCGCCGCGCGGCTGGGACGTGGTGCACATCCACCAGGACTTCGTGGACGCGGGGCCCACGCCGGACGATCTCGACGCCCTGGCGCGAGCCGTGCGGGAGGCAGGCCGGCCCCGTGCCCCGCAGCAGCCGCCGGCACCGCTGGCCTCTGAGCCGCGTCGCGGGCACCTTCGCGTGGTCTCCGGGGACGCCTGA
- a CDS encoding phosphomannomutase/phosphoglucomutase, translated as MTSRPDLSSLIKSYDVRGIVGDTLTVDVARAIGAAFADAVVLPDGESEVVIGRDMRDSGPGLVAAVGDGLRDRGVDVIDIGLCSTDGLYHASGVLERPGVMVTASHNPAAYNGMKLCRSLARAVGENTGLGDVRSVAADYLADGIPLAPVRGRAVERDMLADYAAFLRSLVDLSANRPLRVVVDAANAMGGYTVPAVLGTGAGLPELPLEIIPLYFELDGTFPNHEANPLDPANLVDLQAAVREHGADIGLAFDGDADRCFAVDERGEVVPASAITALVGLRESARELDAGRTPTVIHNLISSRAVPEQLSAAGATAVRSRVGHSYIKAEMARLNAVFGGEHSAHFYFRDFFFADSGMLAAMHVLAALGSQDRPLSALLESHSPYAASGEINSTVEDVAAAIARVRTEFDHESIEVDEMDGVTLSHWHAEPRWWINIRASNTEPLLRLNCEAAEPHEMERVRDAALAAIRND; from the coding sequence GTGACCTCGCGCCCTGACCTCAGCTCCCTCATCAAGTCCTACGACGTCCGCGGCATCGTGGGCGACACCCTCACGGTGGACGTCGCCCGTGCCATCGGCGCGGCCTTCGCCGATGCAGTGGTGCTGCCCGACGGTGAGAGCGAGGTGGTCATCGGCCGCGACATGCGCGACTCGGGACCCGGCCTCGTCGCGGCGGTGGGTGACGGTCTGCGTGACCGCGGCGTGGACGTGATCGACATCGGGCTGTGCTCCACGGACGGCCTCTACCACGCCTCCGGCGTCCTCGAGCGGCCGGGCGTGATGGTGACGGCCTCGCACAATCCCGCGGCCTACAACGGGATGAAGCTGTGCCGGAGCCTTGCGCGTGCGGTCGGGGAGAACACCGGGCTGGGCGACGTGCGATCGGTCGCCGCCGACTATCTCGCCGACGGCATTCCCCTCGCGCCGGTGAGAGGGCGCGCGGTCGAGCGTGACATGCTCGCCGACTACGCGGCGTTCCTGCGCTCGCTCGTCGACCTGAGCGCGAACCGCCCCCTGCGCGTGGTGGTCGACGCGGCCAATGCGATGGGGGGCTACACGGTGCCCGCGGTGCTCGGCACCGGTGCCGGGCTGCCCGAGCTGCCGCTCGAGATCATCCCGCTGTACTTCGAGCTCGATGGCACGTTCCCGAACCACGAGGCGAACCCCCTCGACCCGGCGAACCTCGTCGATCTCCAGGCGGCGGTGCGGGAGCACGGCGCCGACATCGGTCTCGCGTTCGATGGGGATGCGGACCGCTGCTTCGCGGTGGACGAGCGCGGTGAGGTGGTGCCCGCATCGGCCATCACCGCTCTTGTCGGGCTGCGAGAGAGCGCGCGCGAGTTGGACGCCGGCCGCACTCCCACGGTGATCCACAACCTGATCTCCTCCCGCGCCGTGCCCGAGCAGCTCTCCGCAGCCGGCGCGACGGCGGTCCGCTCGCGGGTGGGGCACAGCTACATCAAGGCCGAGATGGCGCGACTGAACGCCGTCTTCGGCGGCGAGCACTCCGCCCACTTCTACTTCCGCGACTTCTTCTTCGCCGACTCGGGCATGCTGGCCGCGATGCACGTGCTGGCGGCGCTTGGTTCGCAGGATCGCCCGCTCTCGGCGCTGCTCGAGTCCCACAGCCCGTACGCGGCGTCCGGCGAGATCAACTCGACGGTCGAGGACGTCGCGGCGGCCATCGCACGCGTGCGCACGGAGTTCGACCACGAGTCGATCGAGGTCGACGAGATGGACGGCGTCACGCTGTCGCACTGGCACGCGGAGCCGCGGTGGTGGATCAACATCCGCGCCTCGAACACCGAGCCCCTGCTGCGCCTCAACTGCGAAGCCGCCGAGCCTCACGAGATGGAGCGGGTGCGCGACGCGGCGCTCGCCGCGATCCGCAACGACTGA
- a CDS encoding cation diffusion facilitator family transporter, which translates to MSTDGGTKAIVAALSANLGIGVTKFAAWALTGASSMLAEAIHSMADSGNQVLLLVGGRQARKEATPEHPFGYGRSRYYYAFLVAVVLFTLGGLFALYEAWHKFQHPEPIVSWHWVPVVVLVTAIGLEILSFRTAIRESNKVRGNAGWLAFIRKSRSPELPVILLEDFGALVGLVFALFGVSMTLATGSGLWDAAGTAMIGVLLVVIAFVLARETKSMLLGESATPEHVAAIRSAFLDAGLGDVIHLRTMHLGPDDVLVAAKVGVDSGATMEDIAAQVDDAERRIRTAVPAASIIFIEPDLRRAARVRAGEIDPQHPAAEPIGTAPTNEEPHP; encoded by the coding sequence GTGTCGACCGACGGCGGGACCAAGGCGATCGTCGCGGCGCTGAGTGCGAACCTCGGCATCGGCGTCACGAAGTTCGCGGCGTGGGCGCTCACCGGCGCCTCGTCGATGCTCGCCGAGGCCATCCACTCGATGGCGGACTCCGGCAACCAGGTGCTGCTGCTCGTCGGCGGACGTCAGGCGCGCAAGGAGGCGACTCCCGAGCACCCGTTCGGCTACGGCCGCAGCAGGTACTACTACGCATTCCTCGTGGCAGTGGTGCTGTTCACGCTCGGCGGCCTGTTCGCGCTGTACGAGGCATGGCACAAGTTCCAGCACCCGGAGCCCATCGTGTCCTGGCACTGGGTGCCCGTGGTGGTCCTCGTGACCGCGATCGGGCTCGAGATCCTGAGCTTTCGCACCGCGATCCGCGAGTCGAACAAGGTGCGGGGGAATGCCGGCTGGCTGGCGTTCATCCGCAAGTCGCGCTCTCCCGAGCTGCCGGTGATCCTGCTCGAGGACTTCGGCGCGCTGGTCGGTCTGGTCTTCGCCCTGTTCGGAGTGTCGATGACGCTCGCCACCGGCAGCGGACTGTGGGACGCGGCTGGGACGGCGATGATCGGCGTGCTGCTGGTGGTCATCGCGTTCGTGCTCGCGCGAGAGACCAAGTCGATGCTGCTCGGCGAGTCCGCGACTCCGGAGCATGTCGCTGCGATCCGATCCGCGTTCCTCGACGCCGGCCTCGGCGACGTCATCCACCTGCGTACCATGCACCTGGGCCCGGACGACGTGCTCGTCGCGGCCAAGGTCGGGGTGGACTCCGGTGCGACCATGGAGGACATCGCGGCTCAGGTCGACGATGCCGAACGCCGGATCCGCACGGCAGTGCCGGCGGCGAGCATCATCTTCATCGAGCCAGACCTGCGTCGAGCCGCCCGCGTCCGTGCGGGCGAGATCGACCCGCAGCATCCAGCCGCCGAACCCATCGGCACCGCACCCACGAACGAGGAGCCCCACCCGTGA
- the ahcY gene encoding adenosylhomocysteinase codes for MTLTDYVIADLSLAESGRHQLRLAEQEMPGLMQLREEFGASQPLAGARIAGSLHMTTQTAVLIETLTALGADVRWASCNVFSTQDDAAAAVVVGAGTYSAPDGVPVFAVKGESLREYWEYTDRILTWEGHDGPTLILDDGGDATLLVHEGVKAERSGSVPPPLEEEDPAYNAEVESMRHVLRRSLEADPQRFTRMAAGIVGVSEETTTGVHRLDQMHARGELAFPAINVNDSVTKSKFDNRYGIRHSLPDGINRATDVLMGGKVAFVAGYGDVGKGAAEALRGQGARVVVSEVDPICALQAVMDGYEVVRIEDVVGRADFFITTTGNKDIIRVEHMAAMKDKAIVGNVGHFDNEIDIAGLARSGAKHQPIKPQVDEWTFADGHSVIVLSEGRLLNLGNATGHPSFVMSTSFANQVLAQIELWVNLEAYPLGVHRLPKVLDEKVARLHLDALGVRLTELTEDQADYLGLPQHGPFKSEHYRY; via the coding sequence GTGACCCTGACCGACTACGTCATCGCCGATCTGTCCCTTGCGGAATCGGGCCGCCACCAGCTCCGTCTCGCGGAGCAGGAGATGCCGGGGCTGATGCAGCTCCGCGAGGAGTTCGGCGCCTCTCAGCCTCTTGCGGGCGCCCGCATCGCCGGGTCGCTCCACATGACCACGCAGACCGCGGTGCTGATCGAGACGCTGACCGCGCTCGGCGCTGACGTCCGCTGGGCGTCGTGCAACGTGTTCTCGACGCAGGACGACGCCGCCGCGGCCGTGGTGGTGGGCGCGGGAACGTACTCGGCGCCCGACGGCGTGCCGGTGTTCGCGGTCAAAGGCGAGTCGCTGCGCGAGTACTGGGAGTACACGGATCGGATCCTCACGTGGGAGGGCCACGACGGTCCCACGCTCATCCTGGACGACGGCGGCGACGCGACTCTGCTGGTGCACGAGGGCGTCAAGGCCGAGCGCTCCGGCTCGGTGCCGCCGCCGCTCGAGGAGGAGGACCCCGCCTACAACGCCGAGGTCGAGTCGATGCGCCACGTGCTGCGCCGCTCCCTCGAGGCCGACCCGCAGCGCTTCACGCGCATGGCCGCAGGCATCGTCGGCGTGTCGGAGGAGACCACCACCGGAGTGCACCGTCTTGACCAGATGCACGCCCGCGGCGAGCTGGCGTTCCCGGCGATCAACGTCAACGACTCGGTGACCAAGTCCAAGTTCGACAACCGCTACGGCATCCGCCACTCGCTGCCCGACGGCATCAACCGCGCCACCGACGTGCTGATGGGCGGCAAGGTGGCCTTCGTGGCCGGCTATGGCGACGTCGGCAAGGGCGCGGCAGAGGCGCTGCGCGGCCAGGGCGCGCGCGTCGTGGTGAGCGAGGTCGACCCCATCTGCGCGCTGCAGGCGGTCATGGACGGCTACGAGGTGGTCCGCATCGAGGACGTCGTGGGCCGCGCCGACTTCTTCATCACCACCACCGGCAACAAGGACATCATCCGCGTCGAGCACATGGCCGCGATGAAGGACAAGGCCATCGTCGGCAACGTGGGTCACTTCGACAATGAGATCGACATCGCGGGCCTCGCGCGCTCTGGCGCCAAGCACCAACCGATCAAGCCGCAGGTGGACGAGTGGACCTTCGCCGACGGCCACAGCGTCATCGTGCTGTCCGAGGGCCGTCTGCTCAACCTCGGGAACGCGACCGGTCACCCCAGCTTCGTGATGAGCACGTCGTTCGCCAACCAGGTGCTCGCCCAGATCGAGCTGTGGGTCAACCTCGAGGCCTACCCGCTCGGCGTGCACCGACTGCCGAAGGTGCTCGACGAGAAGGTCGCGCGTCTACACCTCGACGCCCTCGGCGTGCGGCTCACGGAGCTCACCGAGGATCAGGCCGACTACCTGGGTCTGCCGCAGCACGGCCCGTTCAAGTCGGAGCACTACAGGTATTGA
- a CDS encoding RDD family protein produces MDEIDDEILTGEGVVLSTGAASVTMRMLSGIIDLTAYGIPALLAISAVERAVLPLNEALVRALLIIAAVVMLVIVPALVETLTRGRSPGRYAVGLRVVRDDGGPVSFRHAFTRSLVGLVELFGTLGMLAMTVSVLSARAKRLGDMLAGTYAMRVRGAKRALPPVEMPPHLAAWASTADIRRLPDGLALTCRMFLARANDLHVGSRARLATALSARLAEYVAPAPPVGTHQEYMIAAVLAERRSRETVIESRRAARAAGESVRVSTLPYDVPDAVN; encoded by the coding sequence GTGGACGAGATCGACGACGAGATCCTCACGGGCGAAGGCGTGGTGCTCAGCACCGGTGCGGCCTCCGTGACGATGCGCATGCTGTCCGGAATCATCGACCTCACCGCCTACGGAATCCCCGCCCTGCTCGCGATCTCGGCCGTCGAGCGTGCCGTGCTCCCGCTCAACGAGGCCCTCGTCCGGGCGCTGCTGATCATCGCTGCGGTCGTGATGCTCGTGATCGTGCCCGCCCTGGTCGAGACGCTCACGCGTGGTCGCTCACCGGGCCGCTATGCCGTCGGACTCCGCGTCGTGCGGGACGACGGCGGGCCCGTCTCGTTCCGTCACGCCTTCACGCGGTCGCTGGTGGGGCTCGTCGAGCTGTTCGGCACGCTGGGGATGCTGGCGATGACCGTGTCGGTGCTGTCCGCCCGCGCGAAGCGGCTGGGCGACATGCTCGCGGGCACCTACGCGATGCGCGTCCGCGGCGCCAAGCGCGCGCTCCCTCCTGTCGAGATGCCGCCGCACCTCGCGGCATGGGCGTCGACGGCGGACATCCGCCGGCTCCCCGACGGGCTGGCGCTCACGTGCCGGATGTTCCTGGCACGCGCGAACGACCTGCACGTGGGCTCGCGCGCCCGGCTCGCCACCGCGCTGTCCGCGCGCCTCGCAGAGTACGTCGCTCCCGCGCCGCCGGTGGGCACGCACCAGGAGTACATGATCGCGGCGGTGCTCGCCGAGCGTCGCTCACGTGAGACCGTCATCGAGTCGCGGCGCGCCGCCCGCGCGGCCGGCGAATCCGTCCGGGTGAGCACGCTCCCCTACGACGTTCCGGACGCCGTCAACTGA
- a CDS encoding stage II sporulation protein M: MDIDAFSQAREARWARLKNLSGRRRLTGEEADELTRLYQSTSGDLSAIRSAAPEPGLVTRLSILLAGARVWLTGAHEVSTHGVRHYLTLGLAAAFYRVRWWGVIVFAAVVAMAALSAWWTVTHPEALALIGTPEERAAVAELEFANYYYEYDSSSFAATVWTNNGLIALQCIALGITGFFPLILMYNTVIQLGVAAAVMAEAGLLDIFFQLIIPHGLLELSAVFVAAGAGLRLFWTMLVPGDRTRGEALAQEGRIAVSVGIGLVGVLFLSGLIEGFVTGSYMPWSVKIAIGSLAFGAFWLYVFVIGRHAVASQVTGDSEGDFATDTAAVVG; the protein is encoded by the coding sequence GTGGACATCGACGCTTTCTCCCAGGCTCGCGAGGCTCGCTGGGCTCGCCTGAAGAACCTCTCTGGCCGGCGCCGGCTCACCGGGGAGGAGGCCGATGAACTCACCCGCCTCTACCAGTCCACGTCAGGCGATCTGTCGGCGATCCGCTCCGCCGCGCCCGAACCGGGCCTGGTCACGCGCCTGTCGATCCTGCTCGCCGGAGCCCGCGTGTGGCTCACGGGTGCGCACGAGGTGTCGACCCACGGGGTCCGCCACTACCTGACGCTCGGTCTGGCCGCCGCCTTCTACCGGGTGCGGTGGTGGGGAGTCATCGTCTTCGCGGCCGTGGTGGCCATGGCCGCGTTGTCGGCGTGGTGGACCGTGACCCACCCCGAGGCGCTCGCGCTCATCGGGACGCCAGAGGAGCGGGCGGCCGTCGCCGAGCTCGAGTTCGCGAACTACTACTACGAGTACGACTCCTCGTCGTTCGCCGCGACGGTGTGGACCAACAACGGGCTCATCGCACTGCAGTGCATCGCGTTGGGCATCACGGGCTTCTTCCCGCTCATCCTGATGTACAACACGGTGATTCAGCTCGGGGTCGCCGCCGCCGTCATGGCCGAGGCCGGACTGCTCGACATCTTCTTCCAGCTGATCATCCCGCATGGTCTGCTCGAGCTGAGCGCGGTGTTCGTCGCGGCTGGCGCGGGCCTTCGGCTGTTCTGGACGATGCTCGTGCCCGGCGATCGCACCCGCGGCGAGGCGCTCGCGCAGGAGGGCCGCATCGCCGTGAGCGTCGGCATCGGACTCGTGGGCGTGCTGTTCCTGTCGGGACTCATCGAGGGCTTCGTGACCGGGTCGTACATGCCGTGGTCCGTGAAGATCGCGATCGGCTCGCTGGCGTTCGGGGCGTTCTGGCTCTACGTCTTCGTGATCGGTCGCCACGCGGTCGCCTCGCAGGTCACGGGGGACTCCGAGGGCGACTTCGCGACGGACACCGCCGCGGTCGTCGGCTAG
- a CDS encoding DUF58 domain-containing protein, whose translation MYITGWTVALSALGAVPAMWVQERTFAWVWVLGVIALACLDAALAPKPGSLGLRRSAPRAVRLTESTAVELEVVNLGARRVSGAVRDAWQPSAGATGNRHRIRLAPGEATVCVTPMRPTRRGDRKADVVTVRLAGPLRLAGRQRSIDAPATLRVLPEFASRKHLPSRLARLREIDGQTAVQLKGAGSEFDSLREYVIGDDVRAIDWRASARRAEVLVKTYRPERDRRVMIVLDTARLSAARVADAPRLDASIEAALLLSALASKAGDRVQVSAFDRVERARAMGVSGPAMMPVLADALSTVEPALVEPDWPAVARLVQSRLSQRALVVLMTTLDASAVDGGMLDAVAAIAHTHAVVIASVDDPEVRALERGRDDMHELYAAGAAARGALEQDAVAARVRELGADVLTALPDDLAPAVADRYLDLKASGKL comes from the coding sequence ATGTACATCACCGGTTGGACAGTGGCGCTCAGCGCGCTGGGTGCCGTGCCCGCGATGTGGGTGCAGGAGCGCACCTTCGCCTGGGTGTGGGTGCTCGGCGTCATCGCGCTGGCGTGCCTGGATGCGGCGCTCGCGCCCAAGCCCGGGAGCCTCGGCCTCAGGCGCAGCGCACCCCGCGCCGTCCGTCTGACCGAGTCCACGGCCGTGGAGCTCGAGGTGGTGAACCTGGGGGCCCGGCGCGTGTCGGGCGCCGTACGCGACGCGTGGCAGCCGTCCGCCGGCGCCACGGGCAATCGCCATCGCATCCGGCTGGCTCCCGGCGAGGCGACGGTGTGCGTCACCCCGATGCGTCCCACACGGCGCGGAGACCGCAAGGCTGACGTCGTCACGGTGCGTCTGGCGGGACCGCTGCGGCTCGCGGGCAGGCAGCGCTCGATCGACGCACCGGCCACGCTGCGGGTGCTCCCCGAGTTCGCCTCGCGCAAGCACCTGCCCTCCCGGCTCGCCCGCCTGCGCGAGATCGACGGTCAGACGGCGGTGCAGCTCAAGGGGGCGGGGTCCGAATTCGACTCCCTGCGCGAGTACGTGATCGGCGATGACGTCCGCGCCATCGACTGGCGCGCGAGCGCGCGGCGTGCCGAGGTGCTGGTGAAGACCTACCGCCCCGAGCGCGACCGGCGCGTCATGATCGTGCTCGACACCGCGCGGCTCTCCGCCGCCCGCGTGGCGGACGCTCCGCGCCTCGACGCCTCCATCGAGGCAGCACTGCTGCTGTCCGCGCTCGCGTCCAAGGCGGGCGACCGCGTCCAGGTGAGCGCGTTCGACCGCGTCGAGCGAGCGCGCGCGATGGGCGTCTCAGGGCCCGCGATGATGCCTGTCCTCGCAGACGCGCTGTCGACCGTCGAGCCCGCGCTCGTGGAACCTGACTGGCCCGCCGTGGCACGGCTCGTCCAGTCCCGCCTGTCCCAGCGTGCGCTCGTCGTGCTCATGACGACCCTCGATGCCTCCGCGGTCGACGGCGGCATGCTCGACGCCGTCGCGGCGATCGCCCACACGCATGCCGTCGTGATCGCCTCCGTCGACGATCCAGAGGTGCGCGCGCTGGAACGCGGTCGCGACGACATGCACGAGCTGTACGCCGCGGGTGCCGCCGCTCGGGGAGCACTCGAGCAGGACGCGGTCGCGGCGCGGGTGCGCGAACTGGGCGCGGACGTGCTCACGGCGCTGCCGGACGATCTCGCGCCGGCCGTGGCCGACCGCTACCTCGACCTCAAGGCCTCGGGAAAGCTGTAG
- a CDS encoding AAA family ATPase → MTETPDSPQPTSETPPSSAEADSAREALSRIRTEVGRAVVGQDQVVTGLVIALLCRGHVLLEGVPGVAKTLMVRTLARTIGLDSKRVQFTPDLMPGDVTGSLVYDARTAAFSFREGPVFTNLLLADEINRTPPKTQSSLLESMEERQVTVDGSARPLPDPFLVIATQNPVEYEGTYPLPEAQLDRFLLKLPVRMPARHDEIDVLRRHAAGFDPRNLEAAGVTTVATIADLEAGRAAVSQVAVSDEVAGYVVDICRATREAPSVALGVSPRGATALLSTARAWAWMRGGTFVTPDDVKALAEWALSHRIQMRAEAELEGVTTAAVLASVLASVPVPR, encoded by the coding sequence GTGACCGAAACCCCTGACTCCCCGCAGCCGACCTCAGAGACGCCGCCCTCCAGCGCCGAAGCCGACAGCGCACGCGAGGCGCTGTCCCGCATCCGCACCGAGGTGGGACGGGCCGTGGTGGGCCAGGACCAGGTGGTCACCGGGCTGGTCATCGCGTTGCTGTGCCGCGGACATGTGCTCCTCGAGGGCGTGCCAGGCGTGGCCAAGACGCTGATGGTGCGGACCCTTGCGCGCACGATCGGCCTGGACTCCAAGCGGGTCCAGTTCACGCCCGACCTCATGCCGGGCGACGTCACCGGGTCTCTCGTCTACGACGCGCGCACGGCGGCGTTCTCGTTCCGTGAGGGCCCGGTGTTCACCAACCTGCTGCTCGCGGACGAGATCAATCGCACCCCTCCCAAGACCCAGTCGTCACTGCTCGAGTCCATGGAGGAGCGTCAGGTCACCGTCGACGGCTCCGCGCGACCGCTGCCGGACCCGTTCCTCGTGATCGCGACCCAGAACCCCGTCGAGTACGAGGGCACGTATCCGCTCCCCGAGGCCCAGCTGGACCGGTTCCTCCTCAAGCTGCCCGTGCGCATGCCCGCGCGACACGACGAGATCGATGTGCTGCGCCGCCACGCCGCCGGCTTCGACCCCCGCAACCTCGAGGCCGCCGGCGTCACCACCGTCGCCACGATCGCGGATCTCGAGGCCGGCCGCGCGGCCGTGTCCCAGGTCGCGGTGTCCGATGAGGTCGCCGGCTACGTGGTGGACATCTGCCGTGCGACGCGAGAGGCGCCGTCGGTGGCGCTCGGCGTCTCCCCCCGTGGAGCGACCGCCCTGCTGAGCACCGCGCGGGCGTGGGCCTGGATGCGCGGCGGCACCTTCGTCACGCCCGACGACGTCAAGGCGCTCGCCGAATGGGCGCTCAGCCACCGGATCCAGATGCGCGCGGAAGCAGAACTCGAAGGCGTCACGACGGCCGCAGTCCTGGCCTCCGTGCTCGCGAGCGTCCCGGTGCCGCGCTGA